The following are encoded together in the Vicugna pacos chromosome 26, VicPac4, whole genome shotgun sequence genome:
- the ZFP42 gene encoding zinc finger protein 42 homolog yields MDQQLKKREKTCDQKSLGRKAISDSKPRPAKSQPPQQEPPDTPWTLCDEDVCYETSFQVVEGDSFSDCYIECIIRGEFSEPVGEGDSLLKSFDCLKEGSEQELSQQVLTASSLLECSLEYMKKGAKQELPQQIVGENSLLEFSEYLTGKKLPPGGIPSVDISDPKQFTDCARTKPSTSKEHDASEKVVCLQSGCTREFKDRTSMKNHFRVHSPRDHICAECGKAFKESTKLKRHFLVHTGEKPFQCTFEGCGKRFSLSFNLRTHVRTHTGEKPFVCPFEGCHKRFIQSSNMKAHFLTHEKNKMNQ; encoded by the coding sequence ATGGACCAGCaactgaagaaaagggaaaagacatGTGACCAGAAAAGCCTGGGTAGAAAAGCCATCAGTGACAGTAAGCCAAGACCAGCCAAGTCACAGCCACCCCAGCAGGAACCTCCTGACACACCGTGGACCTTATGTGATGAGGACGTGTGCTATGAGACAAGTTTTCAGGTTGTTGAAGGGGATTCCTTCTCCGACTGTTACATAGAATGCATAATAAGAGGTGAGTTTTCTGAACCTGTTGGGGAAGGGGACTCACTCCTTAAGTCCTTTGACTGCCTGAAAGAAGGATCAGAACAAGAGCTTTCTCAACAGGTTCTTACAGCGAGCTCACTCCTTGAATGTTCCTTGGAGTAcatgaaaaagggggcaaaacaAGAACTCCCTCAACAGATTGTTGGAGAAAACTCACTTCTTGAGTTTTCTGAGTACCTGACAGGCAAGAAACTTCCTCCTGGAGGAATACCAAGCGTTGACATCTCAGATCCCAAACAGTTCACAGACTGTGCTAGAACGAAGCCAAGTACAAGTAAAGAACATGATGCTTCAGAGAAAGTTGTGTGTCTTCAGAGTGGATGCACAAGAGAGTTCAAGGATAGAACTTCCATGAAAAATCATTTCCGCGTGCATAGTCCCCGAGATCACATATGTGcagaatgtgggaaagccttcaaggagagcacaaaactaaaaaggcactttctggttcatactggagagaagccGTTTCAGTGCACTTTTGAAGGGTGCGGAAAACGCTTTTCCCTGTCCTTCAATTTGCGTACCCACGTGCGCACCCACACTGGGGAGAAACCTTTTGTGTGTCCCTTTGAAGGCTGTCACAAAAGGTTTATTCAGTCAAGTAACATGAAAGCGCACTTCTTAACTcatgaaaagaacaaaatgaatcaGTGA